AGACGATCGCAACCGAACGACGAAGGGCGTCGACTGGCAATTCACGACCCAACAAGCCCGCGTGACACTGCGACGACTCTACCCCCAGCTTTTGGTGTGACAAGGGACTAGTCGGGGGCGGGGACGTTCCTTGCGAACTTGCGTTGCCCGGGTTGTGGGGGACCCACAACCCGGGCAACGCAAGTTCGCAAGGAACGTCCCCGCTTCCGGAAGCGTCCGCTAGCTTCCTGAGGTGCAGCAAAGCGGAGATTGTTTCGTCGTCGAGGGTGGTCGGCCCGTTTCTGGGACACTCCAGCCCGCCGGCAACAAGAACGAAGCGCTACCGGTCCTCGCAGCCTCCCTGCTGGCTCCAGGCCAGTCACGTCTCAGCAATGTGCCGGACATCCGGGATGTCTCCACGCAACTGCGCATCATGTCGGAAATGGGCGTCGTCACTACCAGGGATCCGGACACCGGCGATCTCCGGATCGACACGGCGCCCCTCGAAGGTACGGCGCCCAGCGCGGAACTTGGCCGAGCGATCCGGGGCTCGTTCCTGCTCGCGCCGGGCCTGCTCCATCGCACCGGCAGCGCGGTGCTTCCTCGCCCCGGCGGCGACCGCATCGGACGGCGCCGGATCGATACCCACCTGCACGCCCTGCGTCTGCTCGGGGCCGAGGTCGAGAGCCGCGAACGCCAGGTGCATCTCCGCCTCGACGGTCGCTTTCGCGGCACGGACATCTTCTTCGATGAAGCCAGCGTGATGGCGACCGAAAACGCCGTGATGGCAGCCACGGTTGCCGAGGGCCATACGCGCATCGCCAATGCGGCCTCCGAGCCCCACGTCCAGGGCCTTTGCCGATACCTGAACGCGATGGGTGCCCAGATCCGCGGCATCGGGACCAACATGCTCGAAATCGAGGGCGTCTCCGAACTTTCCCCCGCAGCCCATCGGGTTGGCCCGGATCACATCG
The sequence above is a segment of the bacterium genome. Coding sequences within it:
- the murA gene encoding UDP-N-acetylglucosamine 1-carboxyvinyltransferase; this translates as MQQSGDCFVVEGGRPVSGTLQPAGNKNEALPVLAASLLAPGQSRLSNVPDIRDVSTQLRIMSEMGVVTTRDPDTGDLRIDTAPLEGTAPSAELGRAIRGSFLLAPGLLHRTGSAVLPRPGGDRIGRRRIDTHLHALRLLGAEVESRERQVHLRLDGRFRGTDIFFDEASVMATENAVMAATVAEGHTRIANAASEPHVQGLCRYLNAMGAQIRGIGTNMLEIEGVSELSPAAHRVGPDHIEIGSFVAIAAMTGGALEVVDVVPDDLRMMLMVFARLGVETRIDGTTLRVPAKQELVIQDDMDGAIPKVDDAPWPGFPTDLSSIALVLATQASGTVLIHEKMFENRLFFVDRLITMGARVVLCDPHRAVVTGPIRLQGETITSPDIRAGMALVAAALCAEGRSVIMNAHQIDRGYERIDERLRNLGAHIHRT